A single genomic interval of Lacrimispora sphenoides JCM 1415 harbors:
- a CDS encoding amino acid ABC transporter permease, producing the protein MLELFHQIFTPANVTFMLKGLRMTVMIAVLATVISTFFGTILALIRTYSSGKWKWAGRLVAAYTEFFRCTPNLLWILWIYFTVKGNKVGVSVFAISLFTSAVMAEIFRGGLNSIPKGQFEGAQSQGFSFIETLIFIVLPQMYKKVIPALLSQVITIIKDTSFLKMVDVAEFMRNCSVVLGSIYDVRGMLLLFGFEALCYFTICFALSCAVRGYQKTIVTG; encoded by the coding sequence ATGTTAGAATTATTTCATCAAATATTTACACCGGCTAATGTGACCTTCATGCTGAAGGGCCTAAGAATGACGGTCATGATCGCTGTTCTGGCCACCGTTATCAGTACATTTTTCGGAACGATCCTGGCTCTTATCAGGACCTATTCATCAGGGAAATGGAAGTGGGCAGGAAGGCTCGTGGCTGCCTATACGGAATTTTTCCGCTGTACACCCAATCTTTTGTGGATACTCTGGATCTATTTCACAGTAAAGGGGAATAAGGTAGGAGTATCAGTATTTGCGATTTCCCTTTTTACCTCAGCGGTCATGGCTGAAATATTCCGGGGGGGCTTAAACTCCATTCCAAAAGGGCAGTTCGAGGGAGCCCAGTCCCAGGGATTCAGCTTTATAGAGACTCTTATATTTATCGTGCTTCCCCAGATGTATAAGAAGGTGATTCCGGCCCTGCTCAGCCAGGTGATCACCATTATCAAAGACACTTCCTTCTTAAAGATGGTGGATGTGGCGGAGTTTATGAGAAACTGCTCCGTTGTTCTTGGAAGCATATACGATGTCAGAGGCATGCTGCTTTTATTCGGTTTTGAAGCTCTCTGCTATTTTACCATCTGCTTTGCCCTTAGCTGCGCGGTGAGGGGATATCAGAAAACCATTGTGACTGGTTAG
- a CDS encoding amino acid ABC transporter permease, translated as MIKGLFDAKRWNALFQAFPEYYIPGFLMTLKISLVGLAVALVLGVIFGMFSTAKFKPLKIISRIYVEFIQNTPLALQVLCYYSVLPMVFSSSGFRIPKFVLGVIGVGVYHGAYISEVIRTGIEAIPKGQSEAASSQGFSYLDTMYHIILPQTIKIIMPPLANQALNLVKNTSILAMVAGMDLMYFTDSWGADRGYFAQAYFTSAVMYFIICFPLARLARYLEIRSMRLPVAKTLDIKADEEAAC; from the coding sequence ATGATAAAAGGTCTTTTTGATGCAAAACGCTGGAATGCCCTGTTTCAGGCATTTCCTGAATATTATATACCGGGCTTTCTTATGACGCTTAAAATATCACTGGTGGGGCTGGCCGTTGCGCTGGTCCTGGGAGTGATATTTGGTATGTTTTCCACGGCTAAATTTAAGCCATTAAAGATAATTTCACGAATTTATGTGGAATTCATACAGAATACGCCTTTGGCTTTGCAGGTATTGTGCTATTATTCTGTGCTGCCTATGGTATTTTCCAGCTCAGGGTTCCGGATTCCCAAGTTCGTGCTGGGCGTGATCGGAGTAGGTGTCTATCATGGCGCCTATATATCAGAGGTCATAAGGACCGGAATAGAAGCCATACCAAAAGGCCAGTCCGAGGCAGCTTCGTCTCAGGGCTTTTCCTATCTGGATACCATGTATCATATCATTCTGCCTCAGACTATAAAGATTATTATGCCGCCTCTTGCGAATCAGGCGCTGAATCTGGTGAAGAATACCTCCATTCTGGCTATGGTGGCTGGTATGGACCTTATGTATTTTACGGATTCCTGGGGAGCTGACCGGGGATACTTTGCCCAGGCGTATTTTACAAGCGCCGTGATGTACTTTATCATCTGTTTCCCATTGGCAAGGCTGGCCCGTTATCTGGAAATCAGATCCATGCGGCTTCCCGTAGCAAAAACGCTTGATATCAAGGCAGATGAGGAGGCAGCATGTTAG
- a CDS encoding transporter substrate-binding domain-containing protein translates to MMKKMLSLALAFATVASLTACGAKAPEATTAAPAESTAKEGAAGSDAAGGKAAADVQKIIDRGVLKVGCKADIPKFSLQNTATGEYEGFEDDLAYEIAGSIFGCTADEAKEKKLVEFQGVTAKTRGPLLENGEIDLVIATFTITPERKETYNFSTPYFTDAVGLLVNKSSGIESIENLDGKIIGVAQSSTTKDGFKKYVDEKGYKVNPQFQEFDGYPALAQALATNQIDCFSVDRAILAGYLNDGNQILQDRFAEQDYGVAAAKENAGLAALVDDKVTSMISDGSLMNLQDKWGLQ, encoded by the coding sequence ATGATGAAGAAAATGTTATCACTTGCCCTTGCTTTTGCGACTGTGGCATCTTTAACCGCATGCGGCGCAAAGGCTCCGGAGGCTACTACGGCTGCTCCAGCTGAGTCTACTGCAAAGGAAGGAGCAGCTGGCTCAGATGCAGCAGGCGGAAAAGCAGCAGCAGACGTACAGAAAATTATTGACCGCGGAGTTTTAAAGGTTGGCTGTAAGGCAGATATTCCAAAGTTCAGCTTACAGAATACGGCTACCGGAGAATATGAAGGCTTTGAGGATGACCTGGCTTATGAGATTGCCGGCTCCATCTTCGGATGCACCGCAGATGAAGCAAAAGAAAAGAAGCTGGTAGAATTCCAGGGCGTAACCGCTAAGACAAGAGGACCTCTCTTAGAGAACGGAGAGATCGATCTTGTTATCGCTACCTTTACCATTACACCGGAAAGAAAAGAAACTTATAACTTCTCTACCCCATATTTCACTGATGCGGTAGGACTTCTGGTTAATAAGAGTTCCGGGATTGAGTCCATTGAAAATCTGGATGGCAAGATCATCGGAGTTGCCCAGTCCTCTACGACAAAGGACGGCTTTAAGAAATATGTTGATGAAAAGGGATACAAAGTAAATCCTCAGTTCCAGGAGTTTGACGGTTATCCGGCGTTGGCTCAGGCACTGGCAACCAATCAGATCGACTGCTTTTCCGTAGACCGTGCGATTCTGGCAGGCTATTTAAACGACGGCAACCAGATCTTACAGGACCGGTTCGCGGAACAGGATTATGGTGTTGCAGCAGCAAAAGAGAATGCAGGGCTTGCAGCTCTTGTTGATGATAAAGTGACTTCCATGATTTCTGACGGTTCTCTTATGAATCTTCAGGACAAATGGGGCTTGCAGTAA
- a CDS encoding amino acid ABC transporter ATP-binding protein, protein MPDMVKVENLKKNFGDLEVLKDISLTVKEGEKLVIIGPSGSGKSTFIRCINYLEEPTSGKITVAGTEVTKKNHLEMAKKYSSMVFQQFNLYPHLTVLENLTLAPIKLQHVPKEEAKKNAIKCLERVGLKEKAGNYPVQLSGGQQQRVAIARALCTKQPLILFDEPTSALDPEMVQEVLNVMVELAHENITMICVTHEMGFARQVADRVIFMDGGYILEEGTPEHFFECPEHERTKAFLSKILH, encoded by the coding sequence ATGCCAGATATGGTGAAAGTTGAAAACTTAAAGAAGAACTTCGGAGATTTAGAGGTTTTAAAGGATATAAGCCTGACAGTAAAGGAGGGCGAAAAGCTGGTCATAATCGGACCCTCCGGCTCAGGAAAGTCCACCTTTATCCGCTGCATCAACTACTTGGAGGAACCAACCAGCGGAAAGATAACCGTGGCAGGCACGGAAGTGACAAAAAAGAACCATTTGGAAATGGCTAAAAAGTATTCCTCCATGGTCTTTCAGCAATTCAATTTATATCCCCATCTCACTGTCTTAGAAAATCTGACTTTAGCACCCATTAAGCTGCAGCATGTTCCCAAGGAAGAGGCAAAGAAGAATGCCATCAAATGCCTGGAACGAGTCGGTTTAAAGGAAAAAGCGGGAAATTATCCGGTCCAGCTCTCCGGCGGTCAGCAGCAGCGAGTGGCCATAGCCAGGGCTCTATGCACCAAACAGCCCTTAATACTATTTGATGAGCCTACCTCTGCACTGGATCCTGAGATGGTTCAGGAGGTTTTAAATGTTATGGTGGAGCTGGCTCATGAGAACATCACCATGATCTGTGTGACTCATGAAATGGGCTTTGCACGCCAGGTGGCAGACCGGGTGATCTTCATGGATGGAGGTTACATCCTGGAAGAGGGAACACCGGAACACTTTTTTGAATGTCCGGAACATGAGCGGACCAAAGCGTTTTTAAGCAAGATCCTTCATTAG
- a CDS encoding ABC transporter ATP-binding protein has product MDNRNQEILLEAREVCKYFPAKDFFGRKKAEVKAVDGVNLTIRKGETFGLVGESGCGKSTLGRTLIRMYDPTSGSILFKGQDITRVKGSKLLPIHRQMQIIFQDPYSALDPHHNVREIIGESMAAVSGIAASEVDGRIEEMLKKVGMKPDDMYKYAYEFSGGQRQRIGIARALAVEPEFLLCDEPISALDVSIQAQVVNMLEDLQEEMGLTYLFVAHDLSMVRHISTRIGVMYLGRLVEIADSDELYENPLHPYTKALLSAIPVADPQLSAKSKRLMLHGELPSPMHVPSGCHFHTRCMYAVEECSRAVPEMKEVSPGHFVACSCLPIKG; this is encoded by the coding sequence ATGGATAACAGGAACCAGGAAATCCTGCTGGAAGCCAGGGAGGTATGTAAATATTTTCCTGCCAAGGACTTTTTCGGCCGCAAGAAGGCAGAGGTAAAGGCAGTGGACGGGGTGAATCTTACCATCCGAAAAGGGGAAACCTTTGGACTGGTAGGAGAATCCGGCTGCGGGAAATCCACCTTAGGACGGACCCTAATCCGTATGTACGATCCAACCAGCGGGTCTATCCTGTTTAAGGGGCAGGATATCACCAGGGTAAAGGGCAGTAAGTTACTTCCGATCCACCGGCAGATGCAGATCATTTTCCAGGATCCCTATTCAGCCCTGGATCCTCACCACAATGTGCGGGAGATCATTGGAGAGTCCATGGCGGCGGTATCTGGCATAGCGGCAAGCGAGGTGGACGGCAGAATCGAAGAGATGCTTAAAAAGGTTGGAATGAAGCCGGATGACATGTACAAGTATGCCTATGAGTTTTCGGGAGGCCAGCGTCAGAGGATCGGAATTGCCAGGGCATTGGCAGTAGAACCGGAATTTTTACTCTGTGACGAACCGATCTCGGCCCTGGATGTTTCCATTCAGGCACAGGTAGTGAACATGCTGGAGGATTTACAGGAGGAGATGGGGCTTACTTATCTGTTTGTAGCCCATGATCTGTCCATGGTACGCCATATTTCCACACGGATCGGCGTCATGTATTTAGGCAGACTGGTGGAGATCGCAGACAGTGACGAACTGTATGAAAATCCTCTTCATCCTTATACAAAGGCGCTTCTTTCTGCTATCCCGGTAGCTGATCCGCAACTTTCTGCAAAGTCAAAGCGGCTGATGCTTCATGGAGAACTTCCAAGCCCTATGCATGTGCCTTCCGGCTGCCATTTTCATACCAGATGCATGTATGCCGTAGAAGAATGCAGCAGGGCTGTGCCGGAGATGAAAGAGGTTTCACCCGGACATTTTGTGGCATGCTCTTGTCTGCCAATTAAAGGATAA
- a CDS encoding ABC transporter ATP-binding protein → MEEIKKNDDKILSVQNVHTTFRTHGKSVKAVRGVSFYAGHQEILAVVGESGSGKSVLMKSIMGLMPENAEVTADQILFMDKNILEMTPEQQRKMRGKEIAMVFQDPMTALNPLRTIGFHLTEVLKRHRGMDKRAAQKEAVAVLEQVGIPSPEKRLNQYPHEFSGGMRQRVLIAMALCCRPKLLIADEPTTALDVTIQAQILELLKKLQDETGMSIILITHDLGVVASLSRRIMVMYGGLMMEEGLTEEIFYSPKHPYTRALLQAIPKPQTGDRKRLEPIPGMAPSLIDPPDGCPFAERCKFACEQCEKGIPKYRAYSDTQRAMCIYSAEELDARERKVD, encoded by the coding sequence TTGGAAGAGATAAAGAAAAACGATGATAAAATCCTGTCCGTCCAAAATGTGCATACCACCTTCCGCACCCACGGGAAATCGGTAAAGGCGGTTCGCGGCGTAAGCTTTTATGCAGGCCATCAGGAAATCCTGGCCGTTGTGGGGGAATCTGGCAGCGGCAAAAGTGTTCTGATGAAATCCATCATGGGCCTGATGCCGGAGAATGCAGAGGTCACCGCGGACCAGATTTTATTTATGGATAAGAACATACTTGAAATGACACCGGAGCAGCAAAGAAAGATGAGGGGAAAAGAGATCGCCATGGTTTTCCAGGACCCCATGACGGCTTTGAACCCTTTAAGAACCATTGGCTTTCATCTGACAGAGGTGCTGAAACGCCACAGGGGAATGGATAAGCGTGCTGCTCAGAAGGAAGCGGTTGCAGTTTTGGAACAGGTGGGAATCCCATCTCCGGAAAAGAGGCTTAATCAGTATCCTCATGAATTTTCCGGAGGTATGAGACAGAGGGTGTTAATTGCCATGGCCCTTTGCTGCCGGCCGAAGTTACTCATTGCAGATGAGCCGACTACGGCTCTTGATGTTACCATTCAGGCCCAGATCCTGGAGCTTTTGAAAAAACTGCAGGATGAAACGGGAATGAGTATCATACTCATCACTCATGATCTTGGAGTGGTGGCAAGCTTAAGCCGCCGGATCATGGTCATGTATGGCGGACTTATGATGGAAGAGGGGCTTACCGAAGAAATCTTTTATTCGCCTAAGCATCCCTATACCAGGGCCCTTCTTCAGGCAATTCCCAAACCTCAGACAGGGGACCGGAAGCGGCTGGAACCAATCCCGGGAATGGCTCCGTCCTTAATCGATCCTCCGGATGGCTGTCCCTTTGCTGAGCGGTGTAAATTTGCCTGTGAACAGTGTGAGAAGGGAATTCCCAAGTACCGGGCATATTCGGACACCCAGAGAGCCATGTGTATCTATTCGGCAGAGGAACTGGATGCAAGGGAAAGGAAGGTAGACTGA
- a CDS encoding ABC transporter permease, producing the protein MKRNEVNKKKNRSVRVDSVFLALKHDKAAVISLILLGLIILFALIAPLLPVEPNATNIANRLQPPSAGHWFGTDEVGRDYFARVIYGGRVSLLVGFLAMLTSLTIGVAVGTISGFCGGIVDMVLMRIVDVLYSIPWMILVTVVSIFLRPGLKSIILVIGFFTWMEIARLVRAETLSLKEREFILYAEFSGVGIWKIIISHIIPSVFPTIIVSATTSMANAIMTESSLSFLGVGVQQPMSSWGSLLQNAQGTMQNTFYMALIPGLLIIITIFAFNKLGNLLRVFVEPKIMNDEKE; encoded by the coding sequence ATGAAAAGAAACGAAGTGAACAAAAAGAAGAACAGATCCGTAAGAGTGGACAGCGTATTCCTGGCATTAAAGCATGATAAGGCGGCAGTCATTTCCCTGATTCTTTTGGGATTAATCATATTATTTGCACTCATTGCGCCCCTTCTTCCTGTAGAGCCTAATGCCACCAATATTGCAAACCGCCTTCAGCCTCCGTCTGCCGGACACTGGTTCGGGACCGATGAAGTCGGAAGAGATTATTTTGCCAGAGTTATCTACGGCGGCCGTGTTTCCCTGCTGGTAGGATTTTTGGCCATGCTGACAAGCCTTACCATCGGCGTGGCAGTGGGAACCATTTCCGGCTTTTGCGGCGGGATAGTGGATATGGTTCTTATGCGTATCGTAGATGTCCTGTATTCCATTCCTTGGATGATCCTGGTAACCGTTGTCAGCATCTTTTTAAGGCCAGGATTAAAGTCCATCATTCTGGTTATCGGCTTCTTTACCTGGATGGAGATTGCCAGGCTGGTGCGGGCCGAGACTCTCTCCCTTAAGGAAAGAGAATTCATCCTTTATGCGGAGTTTTCCGGCGTGGGCATCTGGAAGATCATTATTAGTCATATCATACCTTCCGTATTTCCTACGATCATTGTATCGGCGACCACAAGCATGGCCAACGCAATTATGACAGAGTCTTCCTTAAGTTTCCTGGGAGTTGGTGTCCAACAGCCGATGTCTTCCTGGGGAAGTCTTTTGCAAAATGCTCAGGGAACCATGCAGAACACCTTTTACATGGCGCTGATCCCGGGACTTTTGATCATCATTACGATATTTGCTTTTAATAAGCTGGGAAATCTGCTCCGGGTTTTCGTGGAACCTAAAATTATGAACGACGAAAAAGAGTAA
- a CDS encoding ABC transporter permease, producing the protein MAKYILRRILTAIPMVLLITILCFALMHFAPYNAIDAMTTPKMSPETIELIKAKYGYDKPLFIQYLRWLNGILNGNFGYSIVTKQSIAGDLAVRIPNTIKLVLPAYGTAYILAIILGLLAGSHKNKAADKVIDGFSSVAIAVPSFWFSMLLIFVLGYKLKLLPIVGMHSVGKEASMADFLRHFIMPFITLTFAFLPANVKFVRSSTVTQFSEDYVLVQRAFGASRGEIMFKHVCKNVLLPIITRLGMALQLLVTGAIITETVFGWPGVGPYFIKAIQGMDYPIVMIVLVLSSSLVILGNLLSDILYCITDPRIREMG; encoded by the coding sequence ATGGCGAAATATATATTAAGACGGATATTGACAGCCATACCCATGGTCCTTTTAATCACAATTCTATGTTTTGCTTTGATGCATTTTGCACCGTATAATGCCATTGATGCAATGACAACACCAAAGATGTCTCCGGAAACAATTGAATTGATTAAGGCCAAATATGGGTACGACAAGCCTCTGTTCATCCAGTATTTACGCTGGCTGAACGGGATATTAAACGGGAATTTCGGATATTCCATCGTAACCAAGCAAAGCATTGCCGGGGATCTTGCTGTGAGGATTCCAAACACCATAAAACTGGTACTTCCGGCCTATGGAACCGCTTATATCCTGGCAATCATACTGGGACTTTTGGCAGGCTCCCACAAGAATAAGGCAGCAGACAAAGTGATAGACGGATTCTCTTCCGTAGCGATCGCCGTTCCTTCCTTCTGGTTTTCCATGCTTTTGATTTTTGTCCTGGGTTATAAGCTTAAGCTTCTTCCCATCGTAGGAATGCATTCCGTAGGAAAGGAAGCTTCTATGGCGGATTTTCTAAGACATTTTATTATGCCTTTTATCACCCTTACCTTTGCATTTTTACCGGCCAATGTTAAGTTTGTCCGTTCTTCCACGGTCACCCAGTTTTCTGAGGACTATGTGCTGGTTCAGCGGGCCTTTGGCGCTTCCAGAGGGGAAATTATGTTTAAGCATGTCTGTAAGAACGTCCTGCTTCCCATTATTACCAGGCTTGGCATGGCTCTTCAGCTTCTGGTAACAGGGGCCATCATTACGGAGACCGTATTTGGGTGGCCGGGCGTCGGACCTTATTTTATCAAGGCGATCCAGGGCATGGATTATCCCATCGTCATGATCGTTCTGGTTCTGTCCTCTTCCCTCGTTATTCTTGGTAACCTTCTGTCGGATATCCTATACTGTATCACGGATCCGCGAATCAGGGAAATGGGGTGA
- a CDS encoding ABC transporter substrate-binding protein — MKRFMKSAAFLLASVMVLGGLTACGGKDPVAESTTAANASSAGGSNDGAGQTAAGGESTFTYAIAGDPGANVNVITTSDRFGLMTIKMIYSPLYMYNADGINYFLAKSIDTSDDKLTYTMHLRDDVKWSDGEKFTADDVVFTFEAMADEKNAGWAYSQLVFPEGAVKIEKLDDYTVSLTMPFVNSAAVEMFSQIFIMPKHIYENVENFENNDVNTKPVGTGPYVMAEYSPGSYVKFTKNENYFLGAPSIDNFVYRIIENENTAMTAIQSGEVNAWIGTPAQVAQMNLDAANLTVYPYQEGRVGYMMINANRIKDENFRKAIFYALDKKAIADAALLDPQYYDLPWSFMPPNSQYFTEDVEKYEQNLDKSKELLAASGVTNQELTLAYNASDSLQSTSAIMIQEQLQKAGIKVNLTGVDSTALSQQMKQDDNPYDMYFGGYIMGIDPDTFSSLFESGAPYNYMHYDYPEMNDLFAQGRKETDDAKRKEIYTTIQQKLQDTACFYPLYSNKRLLVVSKNVSGIEESKLVPVYTFEDTSKLQMK; from the coding sequence ATGAAAAGATTTATGAAGAGTGCAGCATTCCTGTTAGCATCTGTCATGGTGCTGGGAGGCCTTACTGCCTGCGGAGGAAAGGACCCGGTTGCAGAAAGTACCACAGCAGCGAATGCCAGTTCAGCAGGCGGATCTAATGACGGAGCCGGACAAACGGCTGCAGGAGGGGAAAGCACATTTACTTACGCAATTGCAGGAGATCCGGGCGCTAATGTAAATGTAATTACAACCAGCGACCGTTTCGGCCTTATGACAATTAAAATGATCTATTCCCCGTTATATATGTACAATGCAGATGGAATCAATTATTTCCTGGCAAAGAGCATAGACACCTCCGATGACAAACTGACCTATACCATGCACCTTCGGGATGATGTAAAATGGTCTGATGGAGAGAAATTCACTGCCGATGACGTTGTCTTTACCTTTGAAGCCATGGCAGATGAGAAAAACGCAGGCTGGGCATATTCTCAGCTGGTATTCCCTGAAGGAGCAGTTAAGATCGAAAAGCTCGATGACTATACGGTTTCCCTCACCATGCCTTTTGTTAACTCCGCTGCAGTGGAAATGTTTTCCCAGATATTCATTATGCCAAAGCATATCTATGAAAACGTGGAGAACTTTGAAAACAATGACGTAAACACCAAGCCGGTCGGTACAGGACCTTATGTAATGGCAGAATACTCCCCAGGCTCCTATGTAAAATTCACAAAGAATGAGAATTACTTCTTAGGTGCTCCTTCTATTGATAATTTTGTATACCGGATCATTGAAAATGAAAATACAGCCATGACAGCCATTCAGAGCGGGGAAGTAAACGCCTGGATCGGAACTCCTGCGCAGGTGGCACAGATGAACCTGGATGCAGCCAATCTGACGGTTTACCCATACCAGGAAGGCCGTGTGGGATATATGATGATAAATGCAAACCGCATAAAGGATGAAAACTTCAGGAAAGCGATCTTCTATGCCCTGGATAAAAAGGCCATTGCAGACGCAGCACTCCTGGATCCCCAGTATTATGATCTTCCATGGAGCTTCATGCCTCCCAACAGCCAGTATTTTACGGAGGATGTGGAGAAATACGAACAGAATCTGGATAAATCCAAAGAGCTTCTTGCAGCTTCCGGTGTAACAAATCAGGAACTGACACTTGCCTATAACGCTTCCGACAGCCTCCAGTCCACCTCAGCCATTATGATACAGGAACAGCTTCAGAAGGCAGGAATTAAGGTGAACTTAACCGGCGTGGATTCGACGGCTCTCAGCCAGCAGATGAAGCAGGATGATAATCCTTATGATATGTATTTTGGCGGATATATCATGGGCATTGACCCGGATACGTTTTCAAGTTTATTTGAATCAGGTGCACCATACAATTATATGCATTACGACTATCCTGAGATGAATGACCTTTTTGCCCAGGGCCGGAAGGAAACAGATGATGCAAAGCGTAAAGAAATCTATACAACGATCCAGCAGAAACTGCAGGATACCGCATGCTTCTATCCTCTGTATTCCAATAAACGCCTTCTTGTAGTATCCAAAAACGTATCAGGAATTGAAGAGTCAAAGCTGGTTCCTGTTTATACCTTTGAAGATACTTCCAAACTACAGATGAAGTAA
- a CDS encoding MgtC/SapB family protein, which translates to MSQVWKVLGSLVERYDLIYQTGLFFRIVVAGFLGYLIGYERTNRYKGAGMRTHAIVAMGAALMMVISKYGFRDVPNFDASRIASQIVSGIGFLGAGVIFVKNHSVSGLTTAAGIWATAGVGMAIGAGDYFMGCGAGLFLIFTQILLHDVPFLSREPFQGVLKITTNQYDIVMIELLHYLNEEKIKVLNIKVGKSKDYTKVELDLLYPAGYGKNDLIIKWSNDKRINSISG; encoded by the coding sequence ATGAGCCAGGTTTGGAAAGTGCTGGGAAGCCTTGTGGAAAGGTATGACCTTATCTACCAGACGGGTTTGTTTTTTAGAATTGTTGTTGCAGGATTTTTAGGATATTTAATCGGATATGAGAGAACGAATCGTTACAAAGGAGCAGGGATGAGAACCCATGCCATTGTGGCTATGGGAGCCGCTTTGATGATGGTGATTTCCAAGTACGGGTTCCGGGATGTCCCTAATTTTGATGCTTCCAGAATCGCCTCCCAGATCGTATCAGGAATCGGTTTTCTTGGAGCAGGGGTTATCTTTGTTAAGAATCATTCCGTCAGTGGTCTAACCACTGCAGCAGGCATCTGGGCAACTGCAGGTGTGGGGATGGCAATCGGTGCAGGTGACTACTTTATGGGGTGCGGAGCAGGTCTTTTTCTTATTTTCACCCAGATCCTCCTTCATGATGTACCTTTTTTGTCCAGGGAGCCATTCCAAGGAGTCTTAAAAATAACTACGAACCAATATGACATCGTTATGATAGAGCTGCTTCATTATCTAAATGAGGAAAAAATCAAGGTATTAAACATTAAAGTGGGTAAATCTAAGGATTATACCAAGGTGGAGCTTGATCTCCTTTATCCTGCGGGATACGGGAAAAATGACCTGATCATCAAATGGTCAAATGATAAGAGGATCAATTCCATCAGTGGGTAA
- a CDS encoding 5-deoxy-glucuronate isomerase, with the protein MSELFSYPEFDPKGVKLLTNAGDKENDMLMDIAVYEMKAGEERSFSSQSEEMAVLLLTGDILFSWEDRKERGNRSNLTEEGPYCLHVSKGVMVNVAAKEDSQVLVQCTRNDREFDSVFYKPEDCTNDIFGEGLLDGKMKRTVRTVFDYNNAPYSNMVNGEVINHQGGWSSYTPHEHPQPEVYYYRFERPEGFGACFIGEDVFKIKDGSCAAIPGGRTHPQVTAPGFPMYYCWMIRHLPDNPWTTRVDDPRYNWIKELK; encoded by the coding sequence ATGAGCGAATTATTCAGTTACCCGGAATTTGATCCCAAGGGAGTAAAACTCCTCACAAATGCAGGGGATAAGGAAAATGATATGTTAATGGACATTGCCGTTTATGAGATGAAGGCAGGAGAGGAGCGGTCCTTCTCCAGTCAGTCGGAAGAGATGGCGGTCCTTCTCCTTACCGGGGATATCCTGTTTTCCTGGGAAGACAGGAAGGAGCGGGGAAATAGAAGCAACCTGACGGAAGAAGGTCCCTATTGTCTTCACGTTTCAAAGGGCGTTATGGTAAACGTGGCGGCAAAAGAAGACAGTCAGGTTTTGGTCCAGTGCACCAGAAATGACAGGGAGTTTGACAGCGTATTCTATAAGCCGGAAGACTGTACCAATGATATTTTCGGGGAAGGTCTTTTGGATGGTAAGATGAAGCGGACGGTCCGCACCGTCTTCGACTACAACAATGCTCCCTATTCCAATATGGTAAACGGGGAAGTGATCAATCATCAGGGAGGCTGGTCCAGCTACACCCCTCATGAGCATCCTCAGCCTGAGGTTTATTATTACCGGTTTGAACGGCCGGAAGGTTTTGGCGCCTGCTTTATCGGAGAGGATGTCTTTAAAATCAAGGATGGAAGCTGTGCTGCCATTCCCGGCGGCAGAACCCATCCCCAGGTAACCGCCCCTGGGTTTCCCATGTACTATTGTTGGATGATCCGGCACCTTCCGGATAACCCATGGACAACACGGGTAGATGATCCCAGATACAACTGGATCAAAGAATTAAAATAA